From the genome of Eucalyptus grandis isolate ANBG69807.140 chromosome 2, ASM1654582v1, whole genome shotgun sequence, one region includes:
- the LOC104433324 gene encoding putative F-box protein At1g50870 translates to MVIPEDLLFEILKRLPVKSLCRFKCVSTLWRSLISDPRFVDSHFAHSSNHPKLVISLPSHPHAGPRARLFFAANLSEPGNDHRPWTVSPYFFALGTACRYVSQSIHGLICFQVDGYVGVCNPTSGKYMTSRTVEAKVTGECAYLHYSFGFDPVAKKYKVLRTLATRRSMPGGLRELIMEQHVLDLASETWRRIEDGPPHIKKEGEICFNGLVYYRAWNGNITNPRQDYLVEFDVGTESFLMVKFPGDNGPRGGHHKVCLIEFEGRVAVADLRNLKRDGSDDVVLLISEDFEREIWRKKVIALPPRWKKILVAEEVFLAGTVSTGEWLLVSQIMLKPPRVFYYNPKNNSFRGIEIRGLPKYRIVLPPAVWQTFTHHVESLLPLEGLHDRHMPWRL, encoded by the coding sequence ATGGTCATCCCGGAGGACCTGCTCTTCGAGATCCTCAAGCGGCTGCCGGTGAAGTCGCTGTGCAGGTTCAAGTGCGTCTCCACCCTCTGGCGGTCCCTCATCTCCGACCCTCGTTTCGTCGACTCCCACTTCGCCCACTCCTCCAACCACCCCAAGCTCGTCATCTCCCTCCCGAGCCACCCTCATGCCGGCCCGCGGGCCCGCCTCTTCTTCGCGGCGAACCTATCCGAACCCGGAAACGACCACCGACCCTGGACCGTTTCGCCTTACTTCTTCGCGCTCGGCACGGCCTGCCGTTACGTCTCGCAGTCTATCCACGGCCTGATTTGCTTCCAGGTCGATGGTTACGTCGGAGTTTGCAACCCCACCTCCGGGAAGTACATGACGTCGAGGACAGTGGAGGCGAAGGTCACCGGGGAGTGCGCTTATCTGCACTACTCGTTCGGGTTCGACCCGGTGGCTAAGAAGTACAAGGTGTTGCGCACGTTGGCGACCCGCAGGTCGATGCCGGGCGGTCTTCGTGAGTTGATCATGGAGCAGCACGTGCTGGATCTGGCATCCGAGACGTGGCGGAGGATCGAGGATGGTCCTCCTCACATCAAGAAAGAGGGTGAAATTTGTTTTAACGGGTTGGTATATTATAGGGCTTGGAATGGCAACATTACCAATCCAAGGCAGGACTACTTGGTGGAATTCGATGTCGGAACGGAGAGCTTTCTAATGGTTAAGTTCCCCGGCGATAATGGTCCCCGTGGAGGTCATCACAAAGTATGCCTTATTGAATTCGAGGGTCGCGTCGCTGTGGCCGATTTACGTAACCTTAAGCGCGATGGCAGTGATGACGTCGTTTTGTTGATCTCGGAGGACTTTGAGCGGGAGATCTGGAGGAAAAAAGTTATTGCATTGCCGCCGCGTTGGAAAAAGATTCTCGTGGCTGAAGAGGTTTTTCTGGCTGGTACAGTTAGTACCGGTGAATGGTTGTTGGTATCACAGATAATGTTGAAGCCGCCGCGTGTGTTCTACTACAATCCGAAGAATAACAGTTTTCGTGGGATCGAAATTAGGGGGTTACCTAAATATAGAATAGTACTGCCTCCTGCTGTTTGGCAAACGTTTACTCATCACGTGGAGAGTCTACTGCCGCTGGAAGGCCTTCATGACAGGCACATGCCGTGGAGGCTTTAG